GAACCACTTTCTTGACACCAGTGGAGAATTCTATCAAATCTAATTGAATGTACAGTCATGTATACATTTCTCAATGaaaattttaaacacacgaaACCGGCGCCCCCACGCTCATGTATCTACACAAATTTAGTTTACGAATGAATGATATTACAAACAACAGTATTGCTATAATCAAGCCATACATTCCTATTTTACATATCAAGATCGAACGGTAATCAAGCAGAAATCTTAGGCGATAGAGATCATGACAGTGTAGGATTACCACATTTTAGGGACGGTAATTCATAACACTTCGTGGACAATTAATTTcaatgttaaaaaaaaagaaacctaCGACTTATAATGTTGTACATATCTTTGCTTCTGTACACGAAAAATTTGTTTTCCAAGCCTTTGTAACCGCTCGTTTAAACGTATTTAAATTCTCGACGCAATTATAAAGGCAAGTTTTGAAGAGACGAAGtaattaaaatagaaatttgAATTCCTACGATGTAACGAAGTGTTCGAagtattttctatatatttttgaaacacTAAACCCTGAATAATGCGTTATGAAACGTAAAAAAGCGTGAGGATTTTGTATACTGATATTAAACGTACAATGTAGATACAGCACTTATAAGTAGAGATCATTTTTCGAGAACATTTTACTACGTACTTTTGTATGTTTCATCGTTCGTTCAATGTGAATTGCCGTTGTACATTGTATACTCCTACATGTTTCTAATTTAAAATGTAACAATTGCAAAGATTtgaaatataaaaaagaaatgtaacaattaaaaaattatttctgagAAATGCCCAACTTCCTGCGGTTAAAATTACCCCTCATACGATATCGCTACAACAGTTTCTCCTGAATCCTATTTGAatcctatttttattatatattcctACATTTCACAGGACACAAGAATCTTTTAGGGAAATTTCTGTAACTACACTACCCCATAAAAGCGTGTTCGTTGCTacgaatataaaaaaaaaattgaatatttgTTAAAGCCACCTTGTCGTAAGGAAAGTATGTGTACTGAAAATAGCATACAGGATCCAAAGGATccaaaaaaaatattttgaaaacaCAAATACGTTCAGAAGATTCTTTCGCTTTTATATCATGCAAAAATGAGTTgatttattattgcaaatattGTATACGGATAATTCTCGTCGCTCTTGCCATAAGCTCCTGAAAATTCAAAAGTAACGTCATTTGTAATAAGTTCGCATGCGACGAGATCTCAGAGGGATCCGTACAACGCTAATCGAcgtagtggcaaaacgctcaaattGCCAAAATCGACGGTAGATAATTTGACTAACAGTTTAAGCGTTTTGCCACGTTTTGTCGATTAGCGCTGTACAGACTCCCTGAACCGAGCTTGAAGATTTCGTCACAATCGGAGCCACTTATCATAATTGGcgctattttaaaatatttaagtttAAATTATCACtgcaaatttaaaaaagaaaaaagcataAAATGGAGTTACAGAATGTTTTTACCCTGACGATAATTTCAATCGTAGCATGGGATCATTAAGAACGATCCGAGACAAAGAATGTCAGTTTAGATTATTGGCAcacgaacgatttaatttctgAAAACTTGTTCGCTAACGAGCGAATGGGAGACTATAAATAAAACCAAAATAGTTAGGGAACAGTGCAATCTTCATTTTCCACAATACATTCAATATCCAATTAGTAGATAAACTTATTCTCTCATCATCTTTTCCTTTTGCCTGGCAAGCTTCTTCTTGCTAGGTTTCTTTTTGGAAGGCTCCTCTTCTTCTAGACTTTTCACAACAAATGGTTCCTTTTCTGTCAAAATTACTTCGATGTGGCATGGAGAGCTCATATACGCTGAAGAGACAAACGAAATTCATTAAATTACCAAAATTATTATCCAAAAATTTCATGCATCCAAAACAAATgaactgcaaatactaacggTTGATGCGACCATGGGCTCTGTACGTTCTTCTTCGTAAACAAGGAGCATGATTCACTTGAATGTGATTAATCACGAGTCTATCAATTTCTAGTCCACTAACATCGGCGTTACTTTCTGCatttttcaaaagctggagtaaAAATTCGGCCGACTTCTTGGGCCAACGACCTAAGACAAGAAAGTGTTCATTAACAGCTGTACATTTTCAGGTTAAGAAACAATAAGGCCTTTTGATTTAGTGAAAATATACCTGAGTCGAACAAATTTACCTTGTGTAGTGCCGAATTGTTTGGCTTGAGTACATCTGCCAACACCACCATTGAATCTACGGAATGGTACGCACTCCTTGTGTTCAatcacattttttaaatatttctgcGCTCTTCGCAGAGGCATGTTTTTAATTGCACGTGCTGTTTCATGAGTATTCTGTAATACAGATGATATAAGTAATATCGGTGGATTCATTGAATGAAATGTGCCGTCACAACGAGTTTTGTAAACACACGCTACCGCGATTTAAAGGTTAGATCAATTAGCGAACAATAAATTTACCTTGAAATGCACTCGCAAATTTGAACCGCGTGCTCTGCACGACTTGGTCGCGTTTTCCGGTTCATGAGAGTAACGTCCCATTGCGTTCTGGAATCACAGAAAAGTCACTGGCAATCTTTAACACAATCAGCAGCCACCGACCTAAATGTCGCAGCCCGACCCGTCACGCGATTTAGAATCTCATCAATCGCTATTTATCGAACAACAAAATCACACTTTTTCCAATGAAACAACGGTTCTTGATCACATTTTGAAGAATCTCGCCCTATCGACGCAATTATTTACATAAAATTGCAGATGCAGATAGATTCAAAAACTGTTGCGACCCAGGCCATACGTACCTCTTAACAGCACAATTTTAAAGGAAAAGACGTCACGTGGGCAACTAGAAAGAGATTTCCTGTATACCCAGTGCTGCCAATTTTAAAGCGTTTAGAACAAAATATTCTACACgatatttcaataatttttattattactaggAGATACATGATAATACTTATTTCAAGATACTTTGATTAGAAATTCAttttattaacttcaaattatttatttcgatgCTTCCTGTGTACATCTTACGTTACTAACAAGAATAATTTTAAACTTATTATCTATTAACAGcgataaaattattgtatatattccaTGCAGTTTGGTTGTTTTAAATGGGCGCAATTAATTGATAGAAAATACAAAGGAATTGCTAACATTTGAACAAAGGAGATATCGTTTATATGTACAATTTAATACGCTACAATTATATGAAAAGTACTCTATACTTTTGAGCGATACATAGTCGTGTATGTATCTacatatcaataatataaaaaCAACAAAGCTTATTGTTTAACGTTAACACGTCATTGTTTTGCTCGTTAAGATACGTACATTTGCATGGACAGATCACACACCACTTATTTCTGCTACATGTGCActttatatatacatgtatatgtatcCTGTTGTGCGTATGCACCAGTGTGTATGCATGTACTCCTGCCACAATAATTTAGCTCGTAGtactatgtacatatgtacatatactgGACAACTTCGTAGTGTGTAAGTGTTGACGCCAATGTTAGCCGTAATTGTTTGTCATCATACCTTTTCGAAATGTAAACGATAGTAAGTAATTGTATGCTGTGAGAGTTATACATTTTTCATGATTCGAAATGATCGTGTGCAGGTGCAAACTCACAATGAATTGACGTCCACGATTATATGTCAAGTTCAATTAAATGTCAAATATTAAAGCATGGATGTTGCGGATAATGCCGATGGATCTTTAGATCCTCGTATACAGGTGATTATCTGTAATGACGCATCTTCTATTTATATGTTTCTGATATTTGTAAGTCTGTTTTTGATAACAGTATAACTGTAATCGTTtatatatgtaaaaaaaatataattactaTTTGCGATGATGATGCCTAACACAGCCTGGTACCATGTTCCACTTTGCTTTCACTTCTCCTTCAttgaaaaatttgttttatataGAAGATGTGTCGATTAACAATATcaaattaaaaaagaataattatgattaaattaatatctTTCTTAATGAATACATTTCCATATAATTATTTGTCATAGCGTATTCAGTtttataaacaataaataaatacattgtAGATCGAGCTGGAGAACTTGAATGATGCGACAGATGACATAAATAAACTTGAAACAGAATTAAATGTAAGTTATTTTATTGAAAAACTACTATTGAAAAATTactaatatgaatataaaatatattttttgtttagGAAGCTCATACTGCATTTAGGCAGTTATTGTCCGAAACCACAAAGAGATTAAAGGATATCATAAACAAAGTAGGAAACAGTTGTGTTGAAAAAACAAGATGTTATTATGATGCACTTGAAGTTGCACGTCGTGCTCAGgtaaaaaaatatttgacaAATTTTGgtgaaatgtcaaaattacttgtataaaataattatataggtACAATGTCAACAACAAGCTCAATTATTTCAAAGAGCAAACGAAATTCATGCAGCAGCAAAAGAAACTGTAGCTGTAGCTGAAAGCAGATTTATGTCGCATCAACATGAATGGAATTTTGACCAGGCATGGCAAGATATGTTAAACCATGCAACTCTTAAAGTAAGTTGAATACAAAATGTAGAATCCATATAGCGTGTCTGACCCTAGTTTAATGTATCTTTATTCAGGTAATGGATGCAGAGAATCAGAAAGCAGAATGCGCTAGAGAGCATCATAGACGAGCAATACTGTTTCATGATGCTGAGAAAAGATTACTGCAATTAGAAGAAAAACATCATCGTGCTATAATAAAAGCACGACCGTACTTTGAAGTGAAAGCTCAATGTGATCAAATGTTAGAAACACAAAAAGAGAGAGTTGAATGTATACAGAAAGCAATACAAGTCGCAAAAACTAATTATGCCACAAGTTTGCATAGATTAGAAGAAATTAGTAATCAAATACATCAACAACGGCGAGATAatggtattattattactattattattaagattAACTGGATTAGTAATTGTTTTCAAGTGTGTTATTCATgttatttctttttgttttagATTTTATAGCTAATGGTCCTCGAGAACCGGGTGTTGGTGCGGAACTAGTTAGTCCACAAAAATCTCTAAACTATGATATAGAATTTAATCAACTAAATGACAATAGAATAAAAGATATTACGACCCATCATCTTAATAAGTGTGATAGAGTCCAAGAATATGTTAGTAAAATAGTCCGTAACTTTTtggtttaattttaatataatttagttGTCGAGAAAATTAACAGATTTTATTGTATTACAGAATGCTTGCCAATTGCAAGAAGATACAGAACATCTCGGGAAAAGATCAGTcgatggaagcgaaacaatatcTTCACAGTGGGAATTAGAACTACAGGCTAACATGAAAAAACTGAGCAATTTGTCTCTCGAAAATCCTGATGACACCGACAGTAAGAAATTACGATTTTATAATGAAGACAATACAAAATCAAATAATTTTACATCAGGATTAAATAGTAATTTTTCACAGACAAGAGAACTGTCTATACATAGTTTAAATCAGTTtcaaaaattattaaagaatctACAGGCTTTAAAAAATCCATTGGCCAATATATCTTTACCATCATCTGCTGAAGGATCAAATACAGCAAAAGATCCAACTGTTGACTCTGCGGTATTAAACAAAcgcaaatttaattttaaagatAGTATATCGAAATCGTTAAGTAATAGtccaataaaaatgaatctAATCAGATTAGGGTCAACGTCCTCTGGAGGTGTGGAAAGTACAACAAAATATGTGCCAAATAAAAACTCCAAATTTGGCTTTAATAATAACAAACTGGAAAGCAATAGTGACATTAATTTATCTTTGAATCATGATATCAGTTCCGTAGGAAAATATCAAAGCATGAGTGATATTTTAGATAATAAGACTGATGATCTtgaattaaataaacaaatttcaAATTTTAAATATACTGACGCTCATAAGCATGATATATATACTGCAAAAAACTTAAATAGTGCACAACTGAATACACACAATAAGATGGACTTACAATTACAGGAAGAAGTAGTATCGATAAAGAAGTGGTTTAAATCTAATTCTTTGCAATTTTTATCTCATAGTGCCAGTTCATCCTCAGTAAACTTAAAACAAATCACTAATGATTGTAACAATCATTTGACTACTAAAGGGGCAACAACAAAAACACCAAATGAGCTACCATTGCTACTGTTGCTTGATAAACAACATTTGTTAACAAATGGTAAAGGCAAAAGTTGTAGTATGATTAATTTAAATGATAAACACAACCGTGTGTTACTAGACAATTTACATTTAACTAATATTAGACCTTTGAGTATTGAAAACTTGACAAactttgaaaataatgtatattccGAAATTTCTTAATAAGAATTAAAAGGTTACAATCAAATACAAAAGAAATGTGATAATCTGTATAATAAACTTAACACGTGATCATTCTGGAAAAATTGATAGGTCATCGTGGATAAATATCATTACTTTAATTTTGCAGATATGGTTCACGCTATACTTTCTTCAGTGATGTAAGAACTAAATAGTATTAATTTTACAAACGTTTCCTGCCAAATAGGTATAAATTTTACATCAATAGCataaaataaactaataaaaaagATTAATTATTTAGTAACCATTTTGTAAAAAAGTATTGCTAATTtacaatttgtttcttattagtTTTTTATGTACAAAGAACTCTGCAATTTACATTACACACTTTTATGAAAATGTCGCATACTATAACGATTTATGCGTggcatttttctgaaaaaagaGAAACGTATAAgattacataaataatattttgcTATGTTTCTTGTAATGTCTTATTGAAACTACTTACTTCAGTAAAGAACTCGCTATTGATAATTTTGTATGTATTATGTTGACTTTAGATCTTGCCAATTGCCTGATATTCTGTATGTATGCATATCAGACATTACGCTTCGGTGAGGCCTATTATATTCTTAAAGCTTCTTACATCGATATTGTATTACCAAAATATTGTTATTGATAAATGATTTGTACTATCATCTATTTTCTATGTAATGCTACCGTATTGTAGTTTAAGTGGGAATATAGTTGATTGATCTTGTTTGTTGCAACGTTTTACAATAGTTTTGAAATCTTTTTATACACTTGAATAATTCTCGAATATTGTGTCGCAATGTTACTAacaaatttgttcaatttgaaAATTCTGATTTTAATGAAACTGTGTAGTGCTtaataatgtatgtatgtactaaacatatttttttatttccgtaaaacaattttatttgtgtCAACTTTTACGttgaaatataattttttcttttcgaaaATTGTCTTCTACTGCACAAGAACAAATAATACATACATGTAAACAATTCACATATTTAAGATACTGCTTCATCTTGTACCATATATTATAAAgttcaaaaaattaaaatgtaGAAAGTCCGTTTTAGTACATCtggaatttcattaaaatcacAATTTCCAAACCGTATGTCTCGTTCTGTATATTAATACTTTCGTACTCATTAGTAAATACTCGCCATAAaagttttttaaaattgttaaattattcTTTCCGTCAATGGACGAAAACGAAAACAAATGAATCTAAGATCTACGTTCGAGAAGCTATATGAATAAAGTTCTAAaagcataaataaaaatagtgacATTACTATATGAAGATTCTAATCTACAGTTTTTGATGGattttcaaatatttgaaggtatcaGAATGTGACAAAAAATACATGTGTCAAAATGGTTCCTCAAATGTAGTTGAAAAATCGTACGTATCGAAGTTTATCTCGTTGATGAACGAAAAacattgttaaataaattatagcAAACCGAAAATATATAAGGATTTTTGTTAatgaaattatgaaaacgatttATTTATATACGCATTCCTAGAATCTACTTTAAACTCTAACttaaaatatacatattatactgGAAATTATTCACAAAACTATTGGAATGCAGAATGTTCAAGAACCTTGACAAAAATAACTTGTGAGCAGTTGAcatttatatgatattatatttggTAATTACTTCTGATTTTCTTCTTCTCTaatcatactaaataacaatttattaatgAGACGATTTTTCATTGTTATAAACATGCCATTATGGTTTCGTATTAAATCTTTTTAAACGAAAAAAAGTATTTTCCTTAATTTCCCTTCCCACAAGAATATCTACCAATGATATTTACTTTTTACATGCATGATACTCTGATTGTCATACAGCTTTTGAAAGCAATGTATTCACATATTTAAATTCATATCTAGAGTCTGTGTTAAAATTGTTCAAGCTATAACAACGATAGGTGGAGTACAATGGCTACATTTTGcagcaataataatatattctgaCAAAGCAACATAGACAATTGTCAAAGATTATCATTAAAGAGACACAAGACTTGACTTAGGacttgaaaaaaagaaaatggaaaaagaGAATTATCGGGTTAACAAACTATACTACAATCCTACACAGTTTCCGAACAAGGTACGTGGTAGAGtacttcaaatacataagattCAATGTTGAATAGCTTTTaaataattcaaatattttataatttatgtaGTTACTTAACTAAGATTAGATAAGAAATTCTAAGAACAATTTGACGAATATAATAATAGCttaatagaatatttttagCATGCTGAATCGAAAGAATTAAATGATGAAAGAAGAGTACAAGAGGAGAAATACTGTAGAATTAGAATGGTTAATGATGAAAAAAAGGGAAATGAAAAGAAAGATTGTGAAGGAAAATATTTAGAACAACCAAATACAATACTTGGACTTTGTGCTATTTGTCATCTTGCAGCTGGAAACATAAACTCTGCTTTTCATCAAAATATTCCTTGTTCTGCAGAGCACATTCTGTGCCAATACTGTATTCAACAATTTACTATTCCATCAGGTGGGTTAAAGTAGACTTTTGCAAAACCTATTGCAATTATATAgtcttttattatattaattcgattcctaatatatatatatatatatatatatatacgtatttgtacgtatatatataaaatctaaATTGTCTAAATAAGTCTTAAGAGAACTTATAAATACAAGGTATAGAAATTTCAGATTATGATTGCATATTACAGATTCAGGTTGTATTCTTTGTCAAGTGCAATTACAAAATGAGAATCTAAGTTTATCTCAAGAGAGCAATACTAGTTTAAATTCCATATATATTTGTCCAAGAAAAATGCAAGCTCCGCGTCAACAACCAGAGTGTCATGTTAGGTATCATCAATCTGAACAAGCTTATGTTAAGTCTAGAAATCAAAATTATTCGACACCAGTAACGAATACAGAAAAGAGTACATGTGGATGTCGCAATGTCGACGATTCTGAAGATAGTACTGAT
The window above is part of the Megalopta genalis isolate 19385.01 chromosome 2, iyMegGena1_principal, whole genome shotgun sequence genome. Proteins encoded here:
- the RpL17 gene encoding ribosomal protein L17: MGRYSHEPENATKSCRARGSNLRVHFKNTHETARAIKNMPLRRAQKYLKNVIEHKECVPFRRFNGGVGRCTQAKQFGTTQGRWPKKSAEFLLQLLKNAESNADVSGLEIDRLVINHIQVNHAPCLRRRTYRAHGRINPYMSSPCHIEVILTEKEPFVVKSLEEEEPSKKKPSKKKLARQKEKMMRE
- the LOC117228084 gene encoding uncharacterized protein LOC117228084 isoform X1 — translated: MDVADNADGSLDPRIQIELENLNDATDDINKLETELNEAHTAFRQLLSETTKRLKDIINKVGNSCVEKTRCYYDALEVARRAQVQCQQQAQLFQRANEIHAAAKETVAVAESRFMSHQHEWNFDQAWQDMLNHATLKVMDAENQKAECAREHHRRAILFHDAEKRLLQLEEKHHRAIIKARPYFEVKAQCDQMLETQKERVECIQKAIQVAKTNYATSLHRLEEISNQIHQQRRDNDFIANGPREPGVGAELVSPQKSLNYDIEFNQLNDNRIKDITTHHLNKCDRVQEYVSKINACQLQEDTEHLGKRSVDGSETISSQWELELQANMKKLSNLSLENPDDTDSKKLRFYNEDNTKSNNFTSGLNSNFSQTRELSIHSLNQFQKLLKNLQALKNPLANISLPSSAEGSNTAKDPTVDSAVLNKRKFNFKDSISKSLSNSPIKMNLIRLGSTSSGGVESTTKYVPNKNSKFGFNNNKLESNSDINLSLNHDISSVGKYQSMSDILDNKTDDLELNKQISNFKYTDAHKHDIYTAKNLNSAQLNTHNKMDLQLQEEVVSIKKWFKSNSLQFLSHSASSSSVNLKQITNDCNNHLTTKGATTKTPNELPLLLLLDKQHLLTNGKGKSCSMINLNDKHNRVLLDNLHLTNIRPLSIENLTNFENNVYSEIS
- the LOC117228084 gene encoding uncharacterized protein LOC117228084 isoform X2; this encodes MDVADNADGSLDPRIQIELENLNDATDDINKLETELNEAHTAFRQLLSETTKRLKDIINKVGNSCVEKTRCYYDALEVARRAQVQCQQQAQLFQRANEIHAAAKETVAVAESRFMSHQHEWNFDQAWQDMLNHATLKVMDAENQKAECAREHHRRAILFHDAEKRLLQLEEKHHRAIIKARPYFEVKAQCDQMLETQKERVECIQKAIQVAKTNYATSLHRLEEISNQIHQQRRDNDFIANGPREPGVGAELVSPQKSLNYDIEFNQLNDNRIKDITTHHLNKCDRVQEYNACQLQEDTEHLGKRSVDGSETISSQWELELQANMKKLSNLSLENPDDTDSKKLRFYNEDNTKSNNFTSGLNSNFSQTRELSIHSLNQFQKLLKNLQALKNPLANISLPSSAEGSNTAKDPTVDSAVLNKRKFNFKDSISKSLSNSPIKMNLIRLGSTSSGGVESTTKYVPNKNSKFGFNNNKLESNSDINLSLNHDISSVGKYQSMSDILDNKTDDLELNKQISNFKYTDAHKHDIYTAKNLNSAQLNTHNKMDLQLQEEVVSIKKWFKSNSLQFLSHSASSSSVNLKQITNDCNNHLTTKGATTKTPNELPLLLLLDKQHLLTNGKGKSCSMINLNDKHNRVLLDNLHLTNIRPLSIENLTNFENNVYSEIS